A portion of the Brevundimonas pondensis genome contains these proteins:
- the timA gene encoding TIM44-related membrane protein TimA has translation MQFQIVMFAIVAAVLLFMLYNVLGKKVGRQPQEDARLAPAASVAGQAPVPAAPGMDAATAAAVAGLKARDPAFDPARFLEGARQAYETIVRGYASGDREALRPLLTPSVMSSFEAGIAAREARGEREQTEFLHAPRADLELATVRDDRAVAKVRFLAEMRSIVTPAEGEASTDERRTAELWTFERVLGAADPNWALARVEPASA, from the coding sequence ATCCAATTCCAGATCGTCATGTTCGCCATCGTCGCCGCGGTGCTGCTGTTCATGCTCTACAACGTCCTGGGCAAGAAGGTCGGACGGCAGCCGCAGGAAGACGCCCGCCTGGCCCCGGCCGCGTCCGTCGCCGGCCAGGCGCCGGTTCCGGCCGCGCCTGGCATGGACGCGGCCACCGCCGCCGCCGTCGCGGGTCTCAAGGCCCGTGATCCGGCCTTTGATCCGGCTCGTTTCCTGGAGGGCGCGCGCCAGGCCTATGAAACCATCGTGCGCGGCTACGCCTCGGGTGATCGTGAAGCGCTTCGTCCCCTGCTGACCCCCTCGGTCATGTCCTCGTTCGAGGCGGGCATCGCCGCCCGCGAAGCACGCGGGGAGCGCGAGCAGACCGAGTTCCTGCACGCCCCGCGCGCGGATCTGGAGCTGGCCACGGTCAGGGACGACCGCGCCGTGGCCAAGGTCCGCTTCCTGGCCGAGATGCGCAGCATCGTCACTCCGGCCGAGGGCGAGGCCTCGACCGACGAACGCCGGACAGCGGAATTGTGGACCTTTGAACGTGTCCTGGGCGCCGCCGACCCCAACTGGGCCCTGGCCCGCGTCGAGCCGGCCAGCGCCTGA
- a CDS encoding MltA domain-containing protein gives MSLTALPGWAEEDHLAAFSAYVAGCIRARGGAAETVCARARDLAARRVTPSDARAFLETNFVASEARTDDGRTGLLTAYFAPEYPARRAPDNEFDAPVLSRPANLSEVGDRAAIEAGSAQSQALAWMRAEDLFFLQIQGSGTLTFPDGARLRAAYAADNGKPFVGIARPMAERGLLPTNGTSGDAIRGWLSAHRGAEAREVMALNPRYIFFGVSPDDGKEATGAAGVPLPARRSVAVDPSRWTYGEAVWIEADGGNLIGARASYRGLVMALDTGSAIRGPVRADLYIGRGDAAGAEAGAVRHPLRMWRLTPRD, from the coding sequence ATGAGCCTGACCGCCCTGCCCGGCTGGGCCGAAGAGGATCATCTGGCCGCCTTCAGCGCCTATGTCGCCGGCTGCATCCGCGCCCGGGGCGGGGCGGCCGAGACCGTCTGCGCCCGCGCCCGCGACTTGGCCGCGCGGCGCGTGACGCCCAGCGACGCCCGCGCCTTCCTCGAGACGAACTTCGTCGCCAGCGAGGCCCGTACCGATGACGGCCGCACCGGTCTGTTGACCGCCTATTTCGCGCCGGAATATCCAGCCCGCCGCGCGCCTGACAACGAGTTCGACGCCCCGGTCCTCAGTCGTCCGGCCAATCTGTCCGAGGTCGGCGACCGCGCCGCCATCGAGGCGGGATCGGCGCAGTCCCAGGCCCTGGCCTGGATGCGGGCCGAGGATCTCTTCTTCCTGCAGATCCAGGGGTCGGGGACCCTGACCTTCCCCGATGGGGCCCGTCTGCGCGCCGCCTACGCCGCCGACAACGGCAAACCCTTCGTCGGCATCGCCCGGCCCATGGCCGAACGCGGCCTGCTGCCGACCAACGGCACCTCGGGCGACGCCATTCGCGGCTGGCTGTCGGCTCATCGCGGGGCCGAGGCGCGCGAGGTCATGGCCCTGAATCCGCGCTACATCTTCTTCGGGGTCAGTCCCGACGACGGCAAGGAGGCGACCGGCGCCGCCGGAGTCCCTCTGCCCGCCCGTCGGTCCGTGGCCGTGGACCCGTCGCGCTGGACCTATGGCGAGGCCGTCTGGATCGAGGCCGACGGCGGCAATCTCATCGGGGCCAGGGCCAGCTATCGCGGCCTGGTCATGGCGCTGGACACCGGTTCGGCTATCCGCGGCCCCGTCCGCGCCGACCTTTACATCGGCCGCGGCGACGCGGCGGGCGCCGAAGCGGGCGCGGTGCGCCATCCGCTGAGGATGTGGCGACTGACGCCGAGGGACTGA
- a CDS encoding amidohydrolase, producing MKFLALDRVDRRLFMAGVAAGGLAIGGGRRADVTIFHGGPIRTMEDARPAAEAVAARGGVIIAVGTLEQVEAVAGRGARRVDLQGRTLLPGFFDPHGHVAMVGLQARYANLLPAPDGEGNDIPALQRITRDWMTRHEALVRDTGLVIGFGYDDSQLNERRHPTRDDLDAVSDAVPILFMHQSGHLGVANTAALEAARVNAETSDPDGGVFRRRDGSREPNGVMEETALFAVMGALFTRLDAEANRQMIVEGARFYARFGYTTAQDGRSSTETCRMIGDLAQAGALPIDILSFPDILTSTDVMATSLYRRNYEGRYRVGGVKLTLDGSPQAKTAWLSQPYFIPPEGQPASWRGYPAVTEQQALDAVDLAFRNDWQIEVHANGDAAVDLLIAAVREASRKHGARDRRPVLIHGQTTRLDQLDDLKALGIVPSFFPMHTFYWGDWHRDSVLGPRRAEVISPCGSAWRRGMRFTSHHDAPVANPDALRVLSATVTRRTRSGDILGPDERVPVEIALKAMTLWAAWQHYEDDRKGSLAVGKLADLVLLDQDPVTIDPGRLAGIRVSEVYKEGRPVDLG from the coding sequence ATGAAATTCTTGGCTCTGGATCGGGTGGATCGGCGACTTTTCATGGCCGGGGTGGCGGCGGGCGGCCTGGCGATCGGCGGTGGCAGGCGCGCCGATGTGACCATTTTCCACGGCGGGCCTATCCGCACCATGGAGGATGCGCGCCCGGCGGCGGAAGCCGTGGCCGCACGTGGGGGCGTCATCATTGCCGTCGGAACCCTGGAGCAGGTCGAGGCTGTGGCCGGGCGCGGCGCGCGGCGGGTCGATCTGCAGGGGCGAACCCTTCTGCCGGGCTTCTTTGATCCTCATGGCCATGTCGCCATGGTCGGGTTGCAGGCGCGATACGCCAATCTCCTGCCGGCGCCGGACGGCGAGGGCAACGATATCCCCGCCCTGCAGCGGATCACGCGCGACTGGATGACCCGACATGAGGCTCTGGTGCGTGACACGGGCCTGGTCATTGGCTTCGGCTATGACGATTCCCAGTTGAACGAGCGACGCCATCCCACGCGGGATGATCTGGACGCCGTTTCCGACGCCGTCCCCATCCTGTTCATGCATCAGTCGGGCCATCTGGGCGTCGCCAATACGGCGGCTCTGGAGGCGGCGCGGGTCAATGCCGAGACCTCCGATCCGGATGGCGGCGTTTTCCGTCGCCGCGACGGCTCGCGCGAGCCGAACGGGGTGATGGAGGAAACGGCCCTGTTCGCCGTCATGGGCGCTCTGTTCACCCGCCTGGACGCCGAGGCCAACCGGCAGATGATCGTCGAGGGCGCGCGTTTCTACGCCCGCTTCGGCTATACGACGGCCCAGGACGGACGCTCATCGACCGAGACCTGTCGCATGATCGGGGACCTGGCCCAGGCGGGCGCCCTGCCGATCGACATCCTGTCCTTCCCGGACATCCTGACCTCGACCGATGTGATGGCCACGTCGCTGTATCGACGGAATTACGAGGGGCGCTACCGGGTCGGCGGGGTCAAGCTGACGCTGGACGGTTCGCCTCAGGCCAAGACCGCCTGGCTGTCGCAGCCCTATTTCATTCCGCCCGAGGGCCAGCCCGCCTCTTGGCGGGGCTATCCTGCGGTGACGGAGCAGCAGGCGCTGGACGCCGTCGACCTGGCCTTCAGGAACGATTGGCAGATCGAGGTCCACGCCAATGGCGACGCCGCCGTCGACTTGCTGATCGCCGCCGTCCGCGAGGCCAGCCGAAAACATGGGGCCAGGGATCGTCGCCCGGTGCTGATCCATGGCCAGACCACGCGACTGGACCAGCTTGATGATCTGAAGGCCCTGGGGATCGTCCCTTCCTTCTTCCCCATGCACACCTTTTACTGGGGCGACTGGCATCGGGATTCGGTGCTGGGCCCGCGCCGCGCGGAGGTAATCTCGCCCTGTGGATCGGCGTGGCGGCGGGGCATGCGCTTCACCAGCCATCATGACGCTCCGGTGGCCAATCCTGACGCCCTGAGGGTGTTGTCGGCGACGGTGACCCGCCGCACCCGGTCGGGCGACATTCTCGGCCCTGACGAGCGGGTTCCGGTCGAGATCGCCCTGAAGGCCATGACCCTGTGGGCCGCCTGGCAGCATTACGAGGACGATCGCAAGGGCTCGCTCGCGGTCGGCAAGCTGGCGGATCTGGTCCTGCTGGATCAGGACCCGGTGACCATCGATCCCGGCCGTCTGGCCGGGATCAGGGTCTCCGAGGTTTACAAGGAAGGCCGCCCGGTCGATCTGGGCTGA
- a CDS encoding helicase HerA-like domain-containing protein translates to MTDNPAALFLGQSFEGAAENLLFKRANRHGVVAGATGTGKTVTLQIMAQGFSDAGVPVFCADVKGDLSGISQAGDTAKFGERAGKMGLTLTGKAAPVVFWDLYGQKGHPIRATVSDVGPTLLARMLELNDVQEGVLTVAFHVADKEGLLLLDLEDLRALLAYVGENAQTIGREVGNVSPTSIAAIQRALLQLEQQGGDAFFGEPALRLEDMMRTSLDGRGQVNVLDSTRLMNSPRLYAAFLLWLLSELFEQLPEIGDPEKPRLVFFFDEAHLLFNDAPKGLLEKVEQVVRLIRSKGVGVYFVTQNPADIPDTVLAQLGNRVQHALRAYTPAEQKGLRAAAQSFRTNPAFDTAEAIQALGVGEALVSTLDDKGAPTVVAQTKIRPPDSRLGPATDAERAAVMAASPVRGTYDTAVNRESAEEVLKARRAQADRIEAETAAAEAQAKAAEKAARSAPAPARERAAPRPRASSRQTPMEALTKSVLRTAGSTITRELLRGVLGSLKRR, encoded by the coding sequence ATGACCGACAATCCCGCCGCCCTCTTCCTCGGCCAGTCCTTCGAGGGCGCCGCAGAAAACCTGCTGTTCAAGCGCGCCAACCGTCACGGGGTGGTGGCCGGCGCCACCGGCACCGGCAAGACAGTGACCCTGCAGATCATGGCCCAGGGCTTTTCCGACGCGGGCGTCCCGGTCTTCTGCGCCGATGTGAAGGGCGACCTGTCAGGCATCAGCCAGGCGGGCGACACCGCCAAGTTCGGCGAGCGCGCCGGCAAGATGGGCCTGACCCTGACCGGCAAGGCGGCCCCCGTCGTCTTCTGGGACCTTTACGGCCAGAAGGGCCACCCGATCCGCGCCACCGTGTCCGACGTCGGTCCGACCCTGCTGGCCCGGATGCTGGAGCTGAACGACGTGCAGGAAGGCGTGCTGACCGTCGCCTTCCATGTCGCCGACAAGGAGGGCCTGCTTCTGCTGGACCTCGAGGACCTGCGCGCGCTGCTGGCCTATGTCGGCGAGAACGCCCAGACCATCGGCCGCGAGGTCGGAAACGTCTCGCCCACCTCGATCGCCGCTATCCAGCGCGCCCTGCTGCAGCTGGAGCAACAGGGCGGCGACGCCTTCTTCGGCGAGCCGGCCCTGCGGCTGGAAGACATGATGCGGACCTCGCTGGACGGGCGGGGCCAGGTCAATGTGCTGGATTCCACCCGGCTGATGAACAGCCCGCGCCTGTACGCCGCCTTCCTGCTGTGGCTGCTGTCGGAGCTGTTCGAGCAGCTGCCCGAGATCGGCGACCCGGAGAAGCCGCGGCTGGTCTTCTTCTTCGACGAGGCGCACCTGCTGTTCAACGACGCGCCCAAGGGCCTGCTGGAGAAGGTGGAGCAGGTGGTGCGCCTGATCCGCTCCAAGGGGGTCGGCGTCTATTTCGTCACCCAGAACCCGGCCGACATCCCCGACACCGTCCTGGCCCAGCTGGGCAACCGGGTGCAGCACGCCCTGCGCGCCTACACCCCCGCCGAGCAGAAGGGCCTGCGCGCCGCCGCCCAGAGCTTCCGCACCAACCCCGCCTTCGACACCGCCGAGGCCATCCAAGCTTTGGGGGTGGGCGAGGCCCTGGTCTCGACCCTGGACGACAAGGGCGCCCCGACCGTGGTGGCCCAGACGAAGATCCGCCCGCCGGACTCGCGCCTGGGCCCCGCCACCGACGCCGAACGCGCCGCCGTCATGGCCGCCAGCCCGGTGCGGGGAACCTATGACACCGCCGTCAACCGCGAGTCCGCCGAGGAGGTCCTGAAGGCCCGCCGCGCCCAGGCCGACCGCATCGAGGCCGAGACCGCCGCCGCCGAAGCTCAGGCCAAGGCGGCGGAAAAGGCCGCCCGGTCCGCGCCCGCCCCGGCGCGCGAACGCGCAGCACCCCGCCCTCGCGCCTCCAGTCGTCAGACGCCGATGGAAGCCCTGACCAAGTCCGTCCTGCGCACCGCCGGTTCGACCATCACCCGCGAACTGCTGCGCGGTGTCCTGGGCAGTCTGAAGCGGCGGTAG
- a CDS encoding AI-2E family transporter: MKLPLTVPTSAVARNALVLIAVVASGAALYWLRDILTPLAMAIFLMIMIDGVKRSIEHRTPVPSRFAGTAALVVVVLGFLLSIWIIVDGAAGFFTDASGVSASIGPRLDHIIADVSGLVGVKDPPTLQDLIAGIDLRGWLTQTAMQAQGVASGAFFVMVYLGFLLASQAGFRKKIVAMFPDRGARNEALEVFNRVRGGVEGYLWVQAVTGVMICFVAWLLMRAVGLQNAEFWTFVIFIVGFIPVLGGAIAGCAPPLFALVQFESYWPALILLVGLQALLFIVGNMIQPRMQGDNQNIDPVVVLLALALWGKMWGVPGMFLSTPLAVMAMAILAEFKGSRWIAVLLSGDGEPYAPRKTPPEKPKGGGWFKGLPGRGKASHEKDPKEG; this comes from the coding sequence ATGAAACTGCCCCTCACGGTCCCGACCTCCGCGGTCGCACGCAACGCCCTGGTCCTGATCGCCGTCGTGGCGTCCGGGGCGGCCCTCTATTGGTTGCGGGACATCCTGACGCCCCTGGCCATGGCCATCTTCCTGATGATCATGATCGACGGGGTGAAACGCTCGATCGAGCACCGCACCCCCGTGCCGTCACGCTTCGCGGGGACGGCGGCGCTGGTTGTGGTGGTCCTGGGATTCCTTCTGTCGATCTGGATCATCGTCGACGGAGCGGCTGGTTTCTTCACCGACGCCTCGGGGGTGTCAGCCAGCATTGGTCCGCGCCTGGATCACATCATCGCCGACGTCAGCGGCCTGGTGGGGGTCAAGGACCCGCCGACCCTGCAGGACCTGATCGCCGGCATCGACCTGCGCGGCTGGCTGACGCAGACGGCGATGCAGGCCCAGGGCGTGGCCTCGGGCGCCTTCTTCGTCATGGTCTATCTGGGCTTCCTGCTGGCCTCGCAGGCGGGCTTCCGCAAGAAGATCGTCGCCATGTTCCCTGACCGCGGCGCCCGCAACGAGGCGCTGGAAGTGTTCAACCGCGTGCGCGGCGGGGTCGAGGGCTATCTGTGGGTCCAGGCCGTGACCGGGGTGATGATCTGCTTCGTGGCCTGGCTTCTGATGCGGGCCGTGGGGCTTCAGAACGCCGAGTTCTGGACCTTTGTCATCTTCATCGTCGGCTTCATTCCGGTGCTGGGGGGCGCCATCGCCGGCTGCGCCCCGCCCTTGTTTGCCCTGGTCCAGTTCGAGAGCTACTGGCCCGCCCTGATCCTGCTGGTCGGGCTTCAGGCCCTGCTCTTCATCGTCGGCAACATGATCCAGCCGCGGATGCAGGGCGATAATCAGAACATCGACCCGGTGGTGGTCCTTCTGGCCCTGGCCCTGTGGGGCAAGATGTGGGGCGTGCCGGGCATGTTCCTGTCCACCCCCCTGGCGGTCATGGCCATGGCCATCCTGGCCGAGTTCAAGGGCTCGCGCTGGATCGCGGTCCTGCTGTCGGGGGATGGAGAGCCCTATGCGCCGCGCAAGACGCCGCCTGAAAAGCCGAAAGGGGGCGGCTGGTTCAAGGGCCTTCCGGGGCGCGGCAAGGCGTCGCATGAAAAAGACCCGAAAGAAGGCTGA
- a CDS encoding NAD-glutamate dehydrogenase, producing MSAAPRTVSATPAVLEALEAAYARIVDGPPGAAEKSFLAQAFDDYAADETPELGGDDLAALLGLAWRSAQSRKAGEAARVTVSPLAGADGAPTGYDSVLILQDDAPFLVDSVLGELAEAGVTVRALFHPIVEVEAGRRDSLIIVVIDPLPQERRDALGEGLAQAMADVRAAVTDHAAMVQLMRDAVEQLEASPPAAVDPAVLEENIAFLRWAKSDHFVFLGARDYAYPRSADGGYAPEAPLEVSDQGLGILNDPERRVLRRASEPAVLTPAMQRQLDESEPVTVAKANMRSRVHRRAYMDYVGVKRYGADGKASGETRFVGLFTAEAYDKMAKEVPLIRRKVANALERAGKTPGSHNYKRLKNILENYPRDELFQISEDELLDTALGVLHLYDRPRIRLFTRRDPFDRFVSVLCFIPRERFDAGLRQRIGGILAKAWGGRVSAWYPQLTDQPLTRVHYIIGVEPGAHLNPDPKALEAEVAEAGRSWIDRFETALRAADVDEVAVGPTSAKWAEGFGVSYRDRYDAAEAVADLEQFDRLNDGSMGDGVHAEPVAVRAFRTADESPLQFRFKLYRRGSAVPLSDVLPILADMGLKTLEESDHVVRTTGDAPIYIHDFLLEDPRGEALTFADIKAPFEAAFSAVWTGRTESDGFNRLVLELGVDWREAALIRTLARYRQQTGLDPSQAVQETALREYPTVARAILSLFKAKFDPAHGGSVAEREALVAELNDKIIALLQDVKSLDHDRVLRRIALLIGAIKRTNFYQVDAEGVAKPHISIKIASRELEDLPLPKPFREIFVWAPHIEGVHLRFGPVARGGLRWSDRRDDFRTEVLGLVKAQQVKNSVIVPVGSKGGFYPKQLPVGGDRDAVQAEAIRAYKTFLSGLLDITDNIVGEGAPVRPANVVAWEGDDPYLVVAADKGTATFSDIANGVSQSYGFWLDDAFASGGSVGYDHKEMGITARGAWEAVKRHFREMGKDIQSEPFTVVGVGDMSGDVFGNGMLLSKAIKLVAAFDHRDIFIDPNPDTAKSWEERKRLFETPRTSWQDYDKGLISQGGGVFSRSAKTIELTPEIKALLDIEADSVDPTTLMQAILKARAELLYFGGIGTYIKGGGETNAQAGDKANDAIRINGGDVRALVLGEGANLGATQLGRIEAARAGMRLNTDAIDNSAGVDSSDHEVNIKILTGGAIASGNLKAEDRNALLKSMTDEVGLKVLVHNYDQTLAVSLQQAEGAEALDAQQAFMQHLSSIGKLNRAVEYLPDDARIAEMKLQGTALTRPELAVLTAYSKLELFDEIVGSSAPDDAFFERLLVHYFPAPLAKFEDDMKRHRLRRDIIATVLSNEIVNMAGPTFPDRLRAAAECDTAAMVTAFETARQVFRLDQAWKAVSALDLKIPAEAQTALYREIAKVLRRQTYWLARRAARTETTVGGMIAAYQPAADALRAAGPEVLSRFEQRQYEARVATFVGLGAPEDLARDIALLRPMVATADIGDLANELGWSAPAMARLYHQVGAAFDFDRLRVAAGSVPSGDHFDRLAVRRLIQDLMAEQQQLTRAVAKASAEAAGASEETAETAVDAWIGARIGQVESLRASVDEIETSGTGWTFAKLTIANGAIREVLGS from the coding sequence ATGTCCGCCGCTCCGCGCACAGTTTCCGCCACGCCAGCTGTTCTGGAGGCGCTGGAAGCGGCCTATGCGCGGATTGTCGACGGCCCGCCGGGCGCAGCCGAAAAGTCCTTCCTGGCCCAGGCCTTCGACGACTACGCCGCCGATGAGACGCCCGAGCTGGGCGGCGACGACCTGGCCGCTCTTCTGGGCCTGGCCTGGCGTTCGGCCCAGAGCCGCAAGGCGGGCGAAGCCGCCCGCGTCACCGTCAGCCCCCTGGCCGGCGCCGACGGCGCCCCGACCGGCTATGACAGCGTCCTGATCCTGCAGGACGACGCGCCCTTCCTGGTCGATAGCGTCCTGGGTGAACTGGCCGAGGCCGGCGTCACCGTTCGCGCCCTCTTCCACCCGATCGTCGAGGTCGAGGCGGGTCGTCGCGACTCCCTGATCATCGTCGTCATCGACCCTCTGCCCCAGGAGCGTCGCGACGCCCTGGGCGAGGGCCTGGCCCAGGCCATGGCCGACGTGCGCGCCGCCGTCACCGACCATGCCGCCATGGTCCAGCTGATGCGCGACGCCGTCGAGCAACTGGAGGCCTCGCCGCCCGCCGCTGTCGATCCGGCCGTTCTGGAAGAGAACATCGCCTTCCTGCGCTGGGCCAAGAGCGACCACTTCGTCTTCCTGGGCGCCCGCGACTACGCCTATCCGCGCAGCGCCGACGGCGGCTATGCCCCTGAGGCTCCGCTGGAGGTCTCCGACCAGGGTCTGGGCATCCTCAATGATCCCGAGCGTCGCGTGCTGCGCCGCGCCTCGGAACCCGCCGTCCTGACCCCGGCCATGCAGCGTCAGCTGGACGAGAGCGAGCCGGTCACCGTGGCCAAGGCCAACATGCGCTCGCGCGTGCATCGCCGCGCCTACATGGACTATGTCGGGGTCAAGCGTTACGGCGCGGACGGCAAGGCCTCGGGCGAGACCCGTTTCGTCGGCCTGTTCACCGCCGAGGCCTATGACAAGATGGCCAAGGAGGTGCCGCTGATCCGGCGCAAGGTCGCCAATGCGCTGGAACGCGCCGGCAAGACCCCCGGCAGCCACAACTACAAGCGCCTGAAGAACATCCTCGAGAACTACCCGCGCGACGAGCTGTTCCAGATCAGCGAGGACGAGCTGCTGGATACGGCGCTCGGCGTCCTGCACCTCTATGACCGTCCGCGCATCCGCCTGTTCACGCGCCGCGACCCGTTCGACCGTTTCGTCTCGGTCCTCTGCTTCATCCCGCGCGAACGCTTCGACGCGGGCCTGCGCCAGCGCATCGGCGGCATCCTGGCCAAGGCCTGGGGCGGCCGGGTCTCGGCCTGGTATCCGCAGCTGACGGACCAGCCGCTGACGCGCGTCCACTACATCATCGGCGTCGAGCCGGGCGCCCACCTGAACCCCGATCCCAAGGCTCTGGAGGCCGAGGTGGCCGAGGCCGGCCGTAGCTGGATCGACCGCTTCGAGACCGCACTGCGCGCGGCCGACGTGGACGAAGTCGCCGTCGGTCCGACCAGCGCCAAATGGGCCGAGGGCTTCGGCGTCTCCTACCGCGACCGCTACGACGCCGCCGAGGCCGTGGCCGACCTGGAGCAGTTCGACCGTCTGAACGACGGCTCGATGGGCGACGGCGTCCACGCCGAGCCGGTGGCCGTTCGCGCCTTCCGCACCGCTGACGAAAGCCCGCTGCAGTTCCGCTTCAAGCTCTATCGTCGCGGCTCGGCCGTGCCGCTGTCCGACGTCCTGCCGATCCTGGCCGACATGGGTCTGAAGACGCTGGAAGAATCGGACCATGTGGTCCGGACGACCGGCGACGCCCCGATCTACATCCACGACTTCCTGCTGGAAGACCCGCGTGGCGAGGCCCTGACCTTCGCCGACATCAAGGCCCCGTTCGAGGCCGCCTTCTCGGCGGTCTGGACCGGTCGCACCGAGAGCGACGGCTTCAACCGCCTGGTGCTGGAACTGGGCGTCGACTGGCGCGAGGCGGCCCTGATCCGCACCCTGGCCCGCTATCGCCAGCAGACCGGTCTGGACCCGTCGCAGGCGGTGCAGGAAACGGCCCTGCGCGAATATCCGACGGTCGCTCGCGCCATCCTGTCGCTGTTCAAGGCCAAGTTCGACCCGGCCCATGGCGGCAGCGTCGCCGAACGCGAGGCCCTGGTGGCCGAGCTGAACGACAAGATCATCGCCCTGCTTCAGGACGTGAAGAGCCTGGATCACGACCGGGTGCTGCGCCGCATCGCCCTGCTGATCGGCGCCATCAAGCGCACCAACTTCTATCAGGTCGACGCCGAGGGCGTGGCCAAGCCCCACATCTCGATCAAGATCGCCTCGCGCGAGCTTGAGGACCTGCCCCTGCCCAAGCCCTTCCGCGAGATCTTTGTCTGGGCCCCACACATCGAGGGCGTTCACCTACGCTTCGGTCCCGTCGCGCGCGGCGGCTTGCGCTGGTCGGACCGTCGTGACGACTTCCGCACCGAGGTCCTGGGTCTGGTGAAGGCCCAACAGGTCAAGAACTCGGTCATCGTCCCGGTCGGCTCCAAGGGCGGCTTCTATCCCAAGCAACTGCCGGTCGGCGGCGACCGCGACGCGGTCCAGGCCGAAGCCATCCGCGCCTACAAGACCTTCCTGTCCGGCCTGCTGGACATCACCGACAACATCGTCGGCGAGGGCGCCCCGGTGCGTCCGGCCAATGTCGTGGCCTGGGAAGGCGACGACCCCTATCTGGTCGTGGCCGCCGACAAGGGCACGGCGACCTTCTCGGACATCGCCAACGGCGTGAGCCAGTCCTACGGCTTCTGGCTGGATGACGCCTTCGCCTCGGGCGGTTCGGTCGGTTACGACCACAAGGAGATGGGCATCACGGCGCGCGGCGCCTGGGAGGCGGTCAAGCGCCACTTCCGCGAGATGGGCAAGGACATCCAGTCCGAGCCCTTCACCGTGGTCGGCGTGGGCGACATGTCTGGCGACGTCTTCGGCAACGGCATGCTGCTGTCCAAGGCGATCAAGCTGGTCGCCGCCTTCGATCACCGCGACATCTTCATCGACCCCAACCCGGACACGGCCAAGTCGTGGGAAGAGCGCAAGCGTCTGTTCGAGACGCCGCGCACCAGCTGGCAGGACTATGACAAGGGCCTGATCTCGCAAGGCGGCGGCGTCTTCTCGCGCTCGGCCAAGACCATTGAGCTGACGCCGGAAATCAAGGCGCTGCTGGACATCGAGGCCGACAGCGTCGACCCGACCACCCTGATGCAGGCCATCCTCAAGGCCCGCGCCGAGCTGCTCTACTTCGGCGGCATCGGCACCTACATCAAGGGCGGCGGCGAGACCAACGCCCAGGCCGGCGACAAGGCCAATGACGCCATCCGCATCAATGGCGGCGACGTGCGCGCCCTGGTCCTCGGCGAAGGCGCCAACCTGGGCGCCACACAGCTGGGCCGCATCGAGGCGGCGCGGGCGGGCATGCGCCTGAACACGGACGCCATCGACAACTCGGCCGGTGTGGACTCGTCCGACCATGAGGTGAACATCAAGATCCTCACCGGCGGCGCCATCGCTTCGGGCAACCTCAAGGCTGAGGACCGCAACGCCCTGCTGAAGTCGATGACCGACGAGGTCGGCCTCAAGGTCCTGGTTCACAACTACGATCAGACCCTGGCGGTCAGCCTGCAACAGGCCGAAGGCGCCGAGGCGCTGGACGCGCAGCAGGCCTTCATGCAGCACCTGTCCTCGATCGGTAAGCTGAACCGCGCGGTGGAATACCTGCCCGACGACGCCCGCATAGCCGAGATGAAGCTGCAGGGCACGGCCCTGACCCGCCCTGAACTGGCGGTGCTGACGGCCTATTCCAAGCTGGAGCTGTTCGATGAGATCGTCGGCTCTTCGGCCCCCGACGACGCCTTCTTCGAGCGCCTCCTGGTCCACTACTTCCCGGCCCCGCTGGCGAAGTTCGAAGACGACATGAAGCGTCACCGCCTGCGTCGCGACATCATCGCCACCGTGCTGTCGAACGAGATCGTCAACATGGCCGGGCCGACCTTCCCCGACCGCCTGCGGGCGGCGGCGGAATGCGACACCGCCGCCATGGTCACGGCCTTCGAGACCGCGCGTCAGGTCTTCCGCCTGGACCAGGCCTGGAAGGCGGTTTCGGCGCTGGACCTCAAGATTCCGGCCGAGGCCCAGACGGCCCTGTATCGCGAGATCGCCAAGGTCCTGCGTCGTCAGACCTATTGGCTGGCCCGTCGCGCCGCCCGCACCGAAACCACGGTGGGCGGCATGATCGCCGCCTATCAGCCCGCCGCCGACGCCCTGCGCGCCGCCGGCCCCGAGGTGCTGTCGCGCTTCGAGCAGCGTCAGTACGAAGCCCGCGTCGCCACCTTCGTCGGCCTGGGCGCGCCGGAAGACCTGGCGCGCGATATCGCCCTGCTGCGGCCCATGGTGGCCACGGCTGACATCGGCGACCTGGCCAATGAACTGGGCTGGAGCGCCCCGGCCATGGCCCGCCTCTATCACCAGGTCGGCGCCGCCTTCGACTTCGACCGCCTGCGTGTCGCAGCCGGTTCGGTGCCGTCGGGCGATCACTTCGATCGTCTGGCCGTGCGCCGTCTGATCCAGGACCTGATGGCCGAGCAGCAGCAGCTGACCCGCGCCGTGGCCAAGGCCTCGGCTGAGGCGGCGGGCGCCAGCGAGGAAACCGCTGAGACCGCTGTCGACGCCTGGATCGGCGCTCGCATCGGCCAGGTCGAATCCCTGCGCGCCTCGGTCGACGAGATCGAGACCTCGGGCACGGGCTGGACCTTCGCCAAGCTGACCATCGCCAACGGGGCTATTCGCGAAGTCTTGGGTAGCTAA